Genomic window (Saccharothrix australiensis):
CGTGGCGGCGCTGATCGCCGGCCGCCGCGACGACCGGGTCAGCGCCGCCGCGCACCTGGACGCCGCCGCGGCGCACGCGCCCGCCACCGGCGCGGAACGCGAGAGCGTCGACTTCCACCTCGTCGCGAGCGCGCTGGCGGCCGAGCAGCGCGGCGCGCCGGAGGAGGCGGTCGCCCGGCTCGCGCCGATCCTGCGGCCGGACTACGCGCGGATGATGCTGCGCCACCAGTGGCTGCCTTACGCGGCGCGCCTCGCGCTGTCCGTCGACGACCGGGCGACGGCGCGGGAGGCGCTCGCCGTGGCCGAGGAGGAGGCGGCGAAGGAGGTGCTGCCCGCGCGGGCGTCCGCCGCCGCCCGGCACTGCCTCGGCCTGGTCACCGGCGACCCGGACCCGGTGCTGGCCGCCGTCGACCACTACCGCCGGGTGGGGCGCGTGGTGGAGTGCGCGTCGGCGCTGGAGGACGCGGGCGTGCTGCTGGCCGGCGCCGGCCGCGGCGAGGAGGCGGCGTCCGCCTTCACCGAGGCGGTGGAGCTGTACGCCGCGCTGTCGGCGCGCTGGGACATCCGCCGCGCCGAGGCCCGCCGCCGGGCCACCGGCACGCTCGGCCGCACCGGGCGGACCGCGCGGCCGGCCGCGCGGTCGGGGTGGCAGGCGTTGTCGCCGCTGGAGGTGCGCATCGCGCGGCTGGTCGCGGCCGGCCTGTCCAACCCCGACATCGCCGACGAGCTGGCCCTGCCGAGGCGGACCGTGCAGTCGCACGTGTCGCGGCTGGCGGACAAGCTGCGCTCGGACTCGCGGGCGGGCATCGCCGAGCACGTCCGCGCCGACGGGATGATCCCCTGCTGAACCGCCTCGGCGCGGGTATCACCGGGCACTGCTGGACCGCCCCGGCGCGGGTGTCACCAAGCACTGCTGGACCGCCCCGGCGCGGGTATCACCGAGCACGCCCGTACCGGCGGGGTGATCTCCTGTTCGACCGTCGCGAGCACCGCCCGCGCCGACGGGACCACCCCCGCTCGACCGCCGCGGCGCGGGCGGGCCGTCCCGTCGTCACCCCTCCGCCGCGGCCCGGACCGGTAAGATGATCTCGTACCCGTGGACGCGCCGGACCGCACGAACCCACCGGGGCACCACCGGCGGCGGAGCGCGGGTCAGCCGGGGAAGGGCGACCACCCGGCGGGTGCCGTCCGACATCGAGGGGTTGACGACCATGACCGCCCGCGCCGCCACACCCCCGTCCCGACCGGAGCCCGGCGACCGCGGCACCGCGCCGATGCGCTGGGCCCTGGTCAGCGGGGACGGGCTGCCCGTCAGCGGCCTGCTGACGATCTTCCGCAACGTCGTCGACCGGGCCCTCGCCGCCGGGCTGCTGGAGCTGCCGGTCACCGCCGACCTCGGCTACTCGTGGCGGCCGGACAAGCCGGGCTTCTTCCCCGGCGGCCCACCCGAACCCCGCTACCCGGACTGGCTGCGGGTCACCCACGCCGTGCCGGTCGGGTCCGACCCCGCCGCGCTCGCGGCCGAGCTGGGCGCGATCCGCGCCGCCGTCGCGCGAGCGGACCGGCTCGGCGAACGGGAGCGCGCCGAGCTGCACCGGCGGGTCGACGCCCTGGCCCGGCCGTACGAGGAGCACTTCGACCGCTGGTTCGCCGACCACGACGTCGACTGGGTGGTGGCGGTGAACATGACGCTGTCCGACGCGGTTCCCGTCACCACCGCGCTGCACCGCGCGGCGGCGCGCCGCTGGGGCGGCGGTCGACCGGGCGGCGTCCTGTACTGGGACCACGACCTCTTCGCCAGTTGCGCGATCCACGAGCGCGGTGTCCGCGTCTACCCCGAGCGGCCCAACGAGTTCACACCGGTGCCCGGCGCCTCGCCCGGCGACCGGTGGGCGGTGGTGTCCCGCGCCCAGGAGCGGGAGACCCGCGCCTACCCGACCGCGCTGCGCCCGGAGGTGCTGACCAACGTGCTGCCGGTCGTGCCGGACGGCCCGCTGGAGGAGCGGCACCACGACTTCCTGGACCGGCACGGCATCGCGCGCGACCGGCCCGTCGTGCTCGGGCCGGTGCGGGTGTTCGCGGTCAAGGGCGTCGAGATCTCCGTCGAGGTGTTCGCCGGGATGCGCGCGGAGTGCGCCCGCGCGGGCGTCCCGGACCCGGTGCTGGTCGTGTTCGGCAGCCTGGCGGAGGACCCGGAGTACGCCGAGGTGGTGCGGCGGGCGGTGGGCCGGCACGGTGTCGGCGACGCGGTCCTGTTCCTCGACGGCGTGCCGCTGTCCAGCGCGCCCGACCGGCACGGCCGGTGGCGGCTCGACGAGGTCGACCTGCTGCGCGTCGGCCGGGCGAGCGGTGGCGCGGTGCTGTTCACCCCGAACCGCGACGACGTGGAGACGGTGGGGCTCGGGCCGGCGCTGGCGGCGCTGGCCGGCCTCCCGTGCGCGGTGACGGCGTACCAGGCGTTCGAGGAGCACTTCGGGGCGGACTTCCGGCGGGTCGTGGTGACGCCGGGCCGGGCTGCGGCGGCGGGCGCGGAGCTGGTGCGCCGCATGGTCGCGATCCGCGACGGCGACGAGGGCGCGGCGGCCGACCTGGAGGCCAACCTGCGCCGGGTCCGCGAGCGCTTCCCGGACGGGCCGTGGCTGGACTTCCTCGGGCGGATGGCCACCGGCCGCTGACCACCGCGGTCCGACCCCTCGCACGACCGCGTCGGCGCAGGTGGTGGTGCACGGGGGCGCGAGGGCGGCACGACCGGCGTCCAGCACGGTAGGCGACGCCGTCACGTGGGCGGGGCGCTGTCACGCCTGTTCTGTGGTCATGTCCGCGTGCGCGTGCCCGACCGCGTCGCCGAACTCGTGCCGCACGTTGCCCGCAGGCCCTGCCGATCGGGCGGACGGGTCAGCACCGCGAGCCGACGAAGTCCGACACGACCGCCGCGAGTTCGCGGTTGCCGCGCCGGTGCGCGAGCCGCCCGAGCGGCCGGATGCGGTCCGACACCCGCTCCGAGTGGACCGCCGCACCGGCCTCGACGGCGGCTCGGGCGACCCGCACCGCCTCGTCGTCGTCACCGCCGAGCAGGTTCGCGGTGGACAGCGCGATGAGGCTGAACACCCGGCTGCGCCCCATGTCCGCGCCGTAGCGCTCGGTGGCCGCGTGCAGCGCGGCGACGGCGGTGGGCGCGTGGCGCGCGTCGCAGGACTGGGCGAGTTCGGTGTGCACCACGCCGGTCATGGCCACGAAGTCGACGAGGTCGAAGAACTTCGACCACGCCGCCGGCGGTTCGCCGTCGGCGCGGTCGAGGTGGTCGAACGCCTCGCTCAGCCGCGCCTGCGCGGC
Coding sequences:
- a CDS encoding glycosyltransferase family 4 protein, which gives rise to MPSDIEGLTTMTARAATPPSRPEPGDRGTAPMRWALVSGDGLPVSGLLTIFRNVVDRALAAGLLELPVTADLGYSWRPDKPGFFPGGPPEPRYPDWLRVTHAVPVGSDPAALAAELGAIRAAVARADRLGERERAELHRRVDALARPYEEHFDRWFADHDVDWVVAVNMTLSDAVPVTTALHRAAARRWGGGRPGGVLYWDHDLFASCAIHERGVRVYPERPNEFTPVPGASPGDRWAVVSRAQERETRAYPTALRPEVLTNVLPVVPDGPLEERHHDFLDRHGIARDRPVVLGPVRVFAVKGVEISVEVFAGMRAECARAGVPDPVLVVFGSLAEDPEYAEVVRRAVGRHGVGDAVLFLDGVPLSSAPDRHGRWRLDEVDLLRVGRASGGAVLFTPNRDDVETVGLGPALAALAGLPCAVTAYQAFEEHFGADFRRVVVTPGRAAAAGAELVRRMVAIRDGDEGAAADLEANLRRVRERFPDGPWLDFLGRMATGR